One Methanocellales archaeon DNA segment encodes these proteins:
- a CDS encoding CBS domain-containing protein, with translation MKKVRDVMTKGVVTIHLDTSVKEIAAVLIKNDISGVVAVDSTGETWGVVTDMDLVKCYAEGKTDVVAESIMSPQTLAVDPDMSLKDAAAFMHSHQIHRAFVMSARSAYVTKNIPIGVISATDVARELARHI, from the coding sequence ATGAAGAAAGTACGAGATGTTATGACTAAAGGTGTAGTTACGATCCATTTGGATACGTCTGTCAAGGAGATTGCGGCAGTTCTGATAAAAAACGACATTTCTGGCGTCGTTGCGGTCGACAGCACGGGAGAGACCTGGGGGGTGGTTACTGATATGGATCTGGTAAAGTGCTATGCAGAGGGGAAAACCGACGTAGTTGCTGAGAGTATCATGTCGCCTCAAACGCTTGCCGTGGACCCGGATATGAGCCTTAAAGATGCGGCGGCTTTCATGCATTCCCACCAAATCCATAGGGCATTCGTGATGTCTGCCAGAAGCGCATACGTGACCAAAAACATTCCAATCGGCGTTATTTCAGCAACGGATGTGGCTCGTGAGCTGGCCAGGCACATCTAA
- a CDS encoding RNA-binding domain-containing protein: protein MIRNILLRTFAHATEDISRVKSSLTLFLSEGCEIKTTMTKGHFGNPITVLEANLDPEYHQLFLAVLRNLPKAELLQLKDELKRHIDDDCNFYIRFDKQAAYRGDVKLAQTDDAVVAKMKIISYPARRENAIRFMEGLLDAQLL, encoded by the coding sequence ATGATTCGTAATATACTACTCAGAACGTTTGCACATGCCACAGAAGACATATCCCGCGTGAAATCCTCTCTAACATTATTCTTATCAGAGGGCTGCGAAATTAAGACCACAATGACGAAAGGTCACTTTGGGAACCCAATTACGGTCTTGGAGGCGAATTTAGATCCAGAATATCATCAGTTGTTTCTTGCTGTTTTGAGAAACTTACCCAAAGCTGAACTGTTACAGTTGAAGGATGAACTAAAACGACACATTGATGATGACTGCAATTTTTATATCAGATTTGATAAGCAGGCGGCATATAGGGGTGATGTCAAGCTAGCTCAAACTGATGATGCAGTTGTTGCTAAAATGAAAATTATTTCCTATCCGGCTCGTAGGGAAAATGCGATTAGGTTCATGGAGGGGTTATTAGATGCCCAATTATTATGA
- a CDS encoding 50S ribosomal protein L15e, whose translation MTRSFYSYIRDAHKRPKKTYVDELMWHRLQEWRREPTIQRIEHPTRLDRARELGYKAKQGIILVRAKVRRGGRRISRFTGGRRSAHMGVHSITPAKSLQRIAEERASRKHPNLEVLNSYWVGEDGKSKWYEVILMDRSHPSIQSDPELSWICNPSHKGRAFRGKTSAGKKNRCK comes from the coding sequence ATGACAAGATCATTTTATTCATACATAAGAGATGCCCACAAAAGGCCAAAAAAGACGTATGTGGACGAATTGATGTGGCATCGGCTACAAGAATGGCGCAGAGAGCCCACCATACAACGAATTGAGCATCCTACTAGGTTAGACCGAGCCAGAGAGCTGGGATACAAAGCCAAGCAGGGCATAATCTTGGTAAGGGCCAAAGTCCGCAGAGGTGGAAGGCGCATATCTCGCTTCACTGGTGGAAGGAGAAGTGCGCACATGGGTGTACATAGCATCACGCCGGCTAAATCCCTTCAGAGAATTGCAGAAGAGCGTGCGTCACGCAAACATCCCAATTTGGAGGTGTTGAATTCATACTGGGTCGGCGAGGACGGCAAAAGCAAGTGGTATGAGGTGATACTTATGGATCGCAGCCATCCGTCCATCCAGAGTGATCCAGAGTTGAGTTGGATTTGCAATCCATCTCACAAAGGGCGCGCCTTCAGGGGCAAGACCTCTGCTGGTAAAAAGAATAGATGTAAATAA
- a CDS encoding RNase P subunit p30 family protein: MPNYYDLNVHSSPEDPPERLVSVAKRYGYTAIAITNHSNLGGEVTGEGVISGIEIVADTISGLRKQIEIYRPKVDVLLVHGGDPKINRAAVENSEVDILAHPSHHFNHILAEFAAENEVAIEFNLDEILYTRGIPRVRALSAFQRNLKLARKFDVSMTLSSGARSQYDLRAPRELIALAGLFGMSESEAVWALSQTPWNIITRNRKKKLPGYVMNGVELL; encoded by the coding sequence ATGCCCAATTATTATGATCTCAATGTGCATTCTTCTCCTGAGGACCCACCTGAACGGTTGGTTTCAGTGGCGAAAAGATATGGTTATACCGCCATTGCCATCACAAATCATTCGAATTTGGGGGGTGAAGTCACTGGCGAGGGGGTCATTAGTGGTATTGAAATCGTGGCTGATACAATCTCAGGGCTAAGGAAACAGATTGAGATTTATCGCCCCAAGGTGGATGTTTTGCTCGTTCATGGTGGCGATCCAAAGATCAATAGGGCTGCTGTTGAAAACTCAGAGGTAGACATCCTTGCACATCCTTCCCATCATTTCAACCATATACTAGCTGAATTTGCTGCTGAGAACGAAGTTGCCATTGAGTTCAATCTTGATGAGATCCTATACACAAGAGGCATCCCTAGGGTAAGGGCACTTTCTGCTTTTCAAAGAAATCTGAAGCTTGCAAGAAAATTCGACGTTTCAATGACCCTAAGCAGTGGTGCCAGGTCCCAATACGACCTAAGGGCTCCGAGGGAGTTAATTGCCTTGGCTGGTTTGTTCGGTATGAGCGAGAGTGAGGCAGTTTGGGCGCTCAGCCAGACGCCCTGGAACATCATCACGCGCAATCGTAAAAAAAAGC